Proteins encoded by one window of Luteimonas yindakuii:
- a CDS encoding chorismate mutase, with product MTTDDIGPGAGTGDAAPAVTPDPATVRAQIDGIDRGIQALIAERAWWARPVGQAKGLLAVAVDDSRPELKVLARDVRVPGSFPVAVP from the coding sequence ATGACGACGGACGACATCGGGCCGGGCGCCGGGACGGGCGACGCCGCGCCCGCGGTCACGCCCGACCCCGCCACGGTGCGCGCGCAGATCGACGGCATCGACCGCGGGATCCAGGCGCTGATCGCCGAGCGCGCGTGGTGGGCGCGACCGGTCGGCCAGGCCAAGGGCCTGCTGGCGGTGGCGGTGGACGACTCCCGTCCCGAGCTCAAGGTCCTCGCCCGCGACGTACGGGTGCCGGGTTCGTTCCCGGTGGCGGTGCCATGA
- the aroA gene encoding 3-phosphoshikimate 1-carboxyvinyltransferase, translating into MSTSPVSWTAEPGTALRGTLAVPGDKSVSHRAIMLASLADGVSRIDGFLEGEDARATDAIFRAMGVRIETPAHGVRIVHGVGLDGLRAPVATLDCGNAGTAMRLLAGLLAGQAFDTTLVGDASLSKRPMLRVTTPLARMGARIDTGPGGLPPLHIRGGTPLAGVEHRAEVASAQVKSALLLAGLYARGTTRVLEPQPTRDYTERMLAAFGWPVDFAPGHATLTGGHRLRATDVQVPADFSSAAFFLVAATVVPGSELRLARVGMNPRRTGLLHVLRLMGADITVEPAGEQGGEPVADLVVRHAPLRGIEVPVAHVADMIDEFPALFVAAACAHGVTTVRGAAELRVKESDRIATVGTGLRAMGIRVDEAPDGAAIHGGRLQGGRIDSHADHRVAMAFAVAAQCARGAVTIDDVANVATSFPGFVELARTAGFGLA; encoded by the coding sequence ATGAGCACGTCCCCGGTGTCCTGGACCGCCGAGCCCGGCACCGCGCTGCGCGGCACGCTGGCGGTGCCGGGGGACAAGTCGGTCTCGCACCGCGCAATCATGCTGGCCTCGCTGGCCGATGGCGTGTCGCGCATCGATGGCTTCCTCGAGGGCGAGGATGCGCGTGCCACCGACGCGATCTTCCGCGCGATGGGTGTGCGGATCGAAACGCCCGCACACGGCGTGCGCATCGTCCACGGTGTGGGCCTCGATGGCCTGCGCGCGCCGGTCGCAACGCTCGACTGCGGCAACGCCGGTACCGCGATGCGCCTGCTGGCGGGCCTGCTCGCCGGACAGGCCTTCGATACCACGCTGGTCGGCGATGCCTCGCTGTCGAAGCGGCCGATGCTGCGCGTGACCACGCCGCTGGCCCGCATGGGCGCGCGCATCGACACCGGCCCCGGCGGGCTGCCGCCGTTGCACATACGCGGCGGCACGCCGCTCGCGGGCGTCGAACATCGTGCGGAGGTTGCGAGCGCGCAGGTGAAGTCGGCGCTGTTGCTGGCCGGGTTGTACGCGCGCGGCACCACGCGGGTGCTAGAACCGCAACCGACCCGCGATTACACCGAACGCATGCTGGCCGCGTTCGGCTGGCCGGTCGATTTCGCGCCGGGCCACGCCACGCTCACCGGCGGCCACCGCTTGCGGGCGACCGACGTGCAGGTGCCGGCGGATTTTTCCTCGGCGGCGTTCTTCCTCGTCGCCGCCACCGTCGTGCCGGGCTCCGAACTGCGCCTAGCGCGCGTCGGGATGAATCCACGCCGCACCGGATTGCTGCACGTGCTGCGCCTGATGGGCGCCGACATCACGGTGGAACCGGCGGGCGAGCAGGGCGGCGAGCCGGTCGCCGACCTGGTGGTCCGGCATGCGCCGCTACGCGGGATCGAGGTGCCGGTCGCCCACGTGGCCGACATGATCGACGAGTTCCCGGCGCTGTTCGTCGCCGCCGCCTGCGCACACGGTGTCACCACCGTACGCGGTGCGGCGGAGTTGCGGGTCAAGGAATCGGACCGCATCGCCACCGTGGGTACCGGCCTGCGCGCCATGGGCATCCGGGTGGACGAGGCGCCTGACGGCGCCGCCATCCATGGCGGCCGGCTGCAGGGGGGCCGCATCGACAGCCATGCTGACCATCGCGTGGCGATGGCCTTCGCGGTGGCCGCGCAGTGCGCACGCGGTGCGGTCACGATCGACGACGTGGCCAATGTCGCCACGTCGTTTCCAGGCTTCGTGGAGCTGGCGCGGACCGCCGGATTCGGCCTGGCCTGA
- a CDS encoding energy transducer TonB translates to MNDPRRPDDVRQPSGEPPRESLPRKSSSPLLWILLLIALIAVGWYFYSQRGPVTAPEAPPTPVGTAPEIGDGTPPPPASERRPREATPAPAAGVTRDASPVTPIDPGYPAAALRAREEGLVMLRATVDSDGRTGDIEIIESSRSRELDRAALAAVRDARFSPAMRDGKPIPSTVQVPVEFRLDANASAQR, encoded by the coding sequence ATGAACGATCCACGCCGTCCCGACGACGTCCGCCAACCGTCCGGCGAACCTCCGCGAGAGTCCCTGCCGCGGAAGAGCTCCAGTCCGCTGTTGTGGATCCTGCTGCTGATCGCATTGATCGCGGTGGGCTGGTACTTCTACAGCCAGCGTGGGCCGGTTACCGCGCCGGAAGCGCCGCCGACGCCGGTCGGCACCGCGCCCGAGATCGGCGACGGTACCCCGCCGCCACCCGCAAGCGAGCGCCGTCCACGCGAGGCCACCCCGGCGCCGGCGGCGGGCGTGACCCGCGATGCCAGCCCGGTGACGCCGATCGACCCCGGCTACCCGGCCGCTGCGCTACGGGCCCGCGAGGAAGGCCTGGTGATGCTGCGCGCCACGGTCGACAGCGACGGCAGGACCGGCGACATCGAAATCATCGAATCGAGCCGCTCGCGCGAGCTCGACCGCGCCGCGCTTGCGGCAGTCCGCGATGCACGGTTCTCGCCGGCCATGCGCGACGGCAAGCCGATCCCCTCCACCGTGCAGGTGCCGGTCGAGTTCCGGCTGGACGCCAACGCGTCCGCCCAGCGCTGA
- a CDS encoding energy transducer TonB, whose translation MRLSRLPLPARIAIAMGIAFAVGLLLFALVYFDDRGPALPGDDAGPVAPMQSHASGALPAPQPPGEDRDVPGLYGPAPADPGLAGTAQPPAAAATPVPQPPRAAVDAPPPPATAAATASRPVAVRRQQPAYPRTSLRRGESGEVLVRAVVGIDGRPRQVDVARSSGHPALDRAAVRAVERWRFEPARQAGQPVEGEVRVPVEFVSGQR comes from the coding sequence TTGCGACTCTCCCGTTTGCCATTGCCTGCCCGGATCGCGATCGCGATGGGCATCGCCTTCGCGGTCGGCCTGCTGCTGTTCGCCCTGGTCTACTTCGACGACCGTGGCCCTGCCCTGCCCGGCGACGACGCCGGTCCTGTTGCGCCGATGCAGTCGCACGCGTCCGGCGCACTGCCGGCCCCGCAGCCTCCTGGCGAGGATCGCGACGTTCCCGGGCTCTACGGCCCTGCTCCCGCGGACCCGGGCCTCGCCGGGACGGCGCAGCCTCCAGCGGCCGCGGCGACACCGGTTCCGCAGCCACCCCGTGCCGCGGTCGACGCACCGCCTCCGCCCGCAACCGCCGCGGCCACTGCCAGCCGACCGGTCGCGGTACGCAGGCAGCAGCCGGCCTACCCGCGCACGTCGCTGCGTCGCGGCGAAAGCGGCGAGGTGCTGGTGCGCGCGGTGGTCGGGATCGACGGTCGACCGCGCCAGGTGGACGTGGCCCGCAGCAGTGGACACCCGGCGCTGGACCGGGCCGCCGTGCGTGCCGTCGAGCGCTGGCGCTTCGAGCCGGCGCGGCAGGCGGGCCAGCCCGTGGAAGGCGAAGTGCGCGTGCCGGTGGAGTTCGTCAGCGGCCAGCGGTGA
- the serS gene encoding serine--tRNA ligase produces MLDPALLRTRPEEIARRLRETRGFEFDADGLERLETERKLIQVRTQELQNLRNTRSKAIGQAKAKGEDVAALLAEVAGFGDELKASEGRLEAIRGEIDAIVRTLPNLPDDNVPLGADESANVEQHRWGDVPQFDFEVHDHVELGARHGWLDADAGAKLSGARFTVLRGKLARLHRALAQFMLDLHVNEHGYEETSVPLIVNAETMEGTAQLGKFVEDMFATRVGDSTRYLIPTAEVPLTNIVRDEIVEAADLPLRMTAHSMCFRAEAGSHGRDTRGMIRQHQFEKVEMVSVTRPEDSDAEHERMTRCAEAVLERLGLPYRRMLLCSGDMGFAARRTYDLEVWLPSQQTYREISSCSNVGDFQARRMQARWRNPGTGKPELVHTLNGSGLAVGRTLIAVMENYQRADGSIGIPDVLRPWMGGDDVIA; encoded by the coding sequence ATGCTCGACCCCGCCCTGCTGCGCACCCGTCCCGAAGAGATCGCCCGACGCCTGCGCGAGACGCGTGGCTTCGAGTTCGATGCGGATGGCCTCGAACGTTTGGAGACCGAGCGCAAGCTGATCCAGGTGCGCACGCAGGAGCTGCAGAACCTGCGCAACACCCGCAGCAAGGCGATCGGCCAGGCCAAGGCAAAGGGCGAGGACGTGGCCGCCCTGCTGGCGGAAGTGGCCGGTTTCGGGGATGAGCTCAAGGCCAGCGAGGGCCGGCTGGAAGCGATCCGCGGCGAGATCGACGCCATCGTGCGCACGCTGCCCAACCTGCCCGATGACAACGTGCCGCTGGGCGCGGACGAGTCGGCCAATGTCGAACAGCACCGCTGGGGCGATGTGCCGCAGTTCGATTTCGAGGTCCACGACCATGTCGAACTCGGTGCGCGCCATGGCTGGCTCGACGCCGACGCCGGCGCCAAGCTCAGTGGCGCGCGCTTCACCGTGCTGCGCGGAAAGCTCGCGCGCCTGCATCGCGCGCTGGCGCAGTTCATGCTCGACCTGCACGTCAACGAGCACGGCTACGAGGAAACCAGCGTGCCGTTGATCGTCAACGCGGAGACGATGGAGGGCACCGCCCAACTCGGCAAGTTCGTCGAGGACATGTTCGCCACCCGGGTGGGGGACAGCACGCGCTACCTGATCCCCACGGCCGAGGTGCCGCTGACCAACATCGTGCGCGACGAGATCGTCGAGGCGGCGGACCTGCCGCTGCGCATGACCGCGCACTCGATGTGCTTCCGCGCCGAGGCCGGCAGCCATGGCCGCGACACGCGCGGGATGATCCGCCAGCACCAGTTCGAGAAGGTGGAGATGGTGTCGGTGACCCGCCCGGAGGACAGCGACGCCGAGCACGAGCGGATGACGCGCTGCGCCGAAGCGGTGCTCGAACGCCTCGGCCTGCCGTACCGCCGGATGCTGTTGTGCAGCGGCGACATGGGTTTCGCCGCGCGCAGGACCTACGACCTCGAGGTGTGGTTGCCCTCGCAGCAGACCTATCGCGAGATCTCCTCGTGCTCCAACGTCGGCGATTTCCAGGCCCGGCGCATGCAGGCGCGCTGGCGCAACCCCGGGACCGGCAAGCCGGAACTCGTGCACACGCTCAACGGATCCGGCCTCGCCGTCGGCCGCACGCTGATCGCTGTGATGGAGAACTACCAGCGCGCGGACGGCAGCATCGGCATACCCGACGTGCTGCGCCCGTGGATGGGCGGGGACGACGTCATCGCCTGA
- a CDS encoding LysR family transcriptional regulator, whose protein sequence is MQDLNDLYYFAVVVDHGGFAAAERALGIPKSRLSRRISQLENELGVRLLQRSTRRFAVTDVGQSVYRHAQSMLAEAAAAREVVDRLSAEPRGLVRVSVPVSIAQQSMPKLLPDFLARYPQVRVQLHVNNRRVDVINEGFDIAVRVRSKLDDDGSLVMRSFGHVQELLVASPEYLRRAGRPRDPDDLREHVTMTMGEDEVKQRWELHGGDGQVQRIELKPRVAGFDFPMLMSLARQGLGITMLPETICADAVRSGELEVVLPDWTLPQGIAHAVFPSRRGLLPAVRVFIDYLAERLPPLLAESSLDCKNRPKGAGPNGEGTTRGTSAAAPRATMR, encoded by the coding sequence ATGCAGGACCTCAACGATCTGTACTACTTCGCCGTGGTGGTCGATCACGGGGGATTCGCGGCCGCGGAACGCGCGCTGGGCATCCCCAAGTCGCGACTGAGCCGGCGCATCAGCCAACTCGAGAACGAGCTCGGCGTCCGCCTGCTGCAGCGCTCGACGCGCCGGTTCGCGGTCACCGACGTGGGCCAGAGCGTGTACCGCCACGCGCAATCGATGCTGGCCGAGGCCGCTGCCGCGCGCGAGGTGGTCGACCGCCTCAGCGCCGAACCGCGTGGGCTGGTGCGGGTCAGCGTGCCTGTCTCGATCGCCCAGCAGTCCATGCCCAAGCTGTTGCCGGACTTCCTTGCACGCTACCCGCAGGTGCGCGTGCAGCTGCATGTCAACAACCGCCGCGTGGACGTCATCAACGAAGGCTTCGACATCGCCGTGCGCGTGCGTTCCAAGCTCGACGACGACGGCAGCCTGGTCATGCGCAGCTTCGGCCATGTCCAGGAACTGCTGGTCGCAAGCCCCGAGTACCTGCGTCGCGCGGGACGCCCGCGCGACCCGGACGACCTGCGCGAACACGTCACCATGACCATGGGCGAGGACGAGGTGAAGCAGCGCTGGGAGCTGCACGGCGGCGACGGCCAGGTGCAGCGGATCGAACTGAAGCCTCGCGTGGCGGGTTTCGACTTTCCGATGCTGATGTCGCTGGCGCGCCAGGGGCTGGGCATCACCATGCTGCCCGAAACCATCTGCGCCGATGCGGTGCGCAGCGGTGAACTGGAAGTGGTGCTGCCCGACTGGACCCTGCCGCAGGGCATTGCGCATGCGGTGTTTCCGTCACGGCGCGGCCTGTTACCCGCGGTACGGGTGTTCATCGATTACCTCGCCGAGCGCCTGCCGCCGCTGCTCGCGGAGTCGAGCCTGGATTGCAAGAACCGCCCGAAAGGCGCCGGGCCGAATGGCGAGGGCACCACGCGTGGTACGTCCGCTGCGGCCCCGCGTGCGACAATGCGCTGA
- a CDS encoding response regulator — MTIRVFLVDDHALVRTGLRMILASEVDIEVVGEAETGEAALPDIRRLKPDVVLCDLHLPGLSGLEVTERIVRGKYGARVIVVSVLEDGPMPKRLIDAGASGYVGKAGDASELLRAVRVVAAGKRYLATSIAQNMALSALAGNDSPFDQLSARELEIAMLLIQGLRQEEIARRLSLSAKTVNTHKTRMFAKLQLHDTIALARLAGQYGLADPTHAL; from the coding sequence ATGACCATCCGTGTCTTTCTGGTAGACGACCATGCGCTCGTCCGTACGGGCCTGCGCATGATCCTGGCCAGCGAAGTCGACATCGAAGTGGTAGGCGAAGCGGAGACCGGCGAAGCGGCACTGCCGGACATCCGCCGCCTGAAGCCGGACGTGGTGCTGTGCGACCTGCATCTGCCGGGCCTGAGCGGCCTGGAGGTGACCGAGCGCATCGTGCGCGGCAAGTACGGTGCGCGGGTGATCGTGGTGTCGGTGCTCGAGGACGGGCCGATGCCCAAGCGCCTGATCGACGCGGGCGCCTCCGGCTACGTCGGCAAGGCGGGCGATGCCAGCGAGCTGTTGCGCGCGGTGCGCGTGGTCGCCGCCGGCAAGCGGTACCTGGCCACCAGCATCGCGCAGAACATGGCGCTGTCCGCGCTGGCCGGCAATGACAGCCCCTTCGACCAGCTGTCCGCGCGCGAGCTCGAGATCGCGATGCTGCTGATCCAGGGGTTGCGACAGGAAGAGATCGCGCGTCGGCTGAGCCTCAGTGCCAAGACCGTCAATACCCACAAGACGCGGATGTTCGCGAAGCTGCAGCTGCACGACACGATCGCGCTGGCCCGGCTGGCCGGGCAATACGGCCTGGCCGACCCCACGCACGCGCTGTAG
- a CDS encoding Rne/Rng family ribonuclease codes for MKRMLINATQAEELRVATVDGQTLYDIDIEQPSQEQRKSNIYKGRITRLEPSLEAAFVDYGADRQGFLPLKEISRDYYQAGVDHRNAGIRELLREGQEVVVQVEKEERGNKGAALTTFISLAGRYMVLMPNSPTAGGVSRRIEGEDRAALKEAMDKLNIPDEMGVIIRTAGVGRDAEELQWDLDYLLSIWKAICDAALSKPASFLIYQESRLITRALRDYMRADIGEILVDTPEMYEEAKEFVEQVMPHNLRKLKHYTDDTPLFNRFQIESQIENAYERTIRLPSGGALVIDQTEALTAVDVNSARATRGGDIEETAFHTNLEAADEVARQLRLRDLGGLVVIDFIDMSSSKHQREVENRLQNALKYDRARVQLGRISKFGLLEMSRQRLRASLGESSQIVCPRCEGHGRMRSIESLSLSIIRVAEEHAMKDNTGQVLVQAPVEIANYLLNEKRGALAEIEKRHTAPILIVADEQLHTPHYEVTRIRENELGEETSKPSYQRGTPRKLATIALNKNNLNVPPPAVTNVRPTQPAPVREPREEAPAPVAVASPVAPVAAPVPAPAAGLVGWLKRLFASEPASPATGTRGNRPQQDRDDASGDRNGRGGRRGDRRQGRDGGGGNGRRDERRGPKPAHGERNATQGGREARNTQAERPERGNKGEKAAKGAQAAQQVAQQASAPAQQNAQQQKQPRPPKQPRPDGQQGGRKADLADAGTPRGQGEDKRRDDAAVVTTAAATDGLGRSIAAAPAEAIEASAVDTNVQLAADVAEAAATDATAAQDDSNGEGDGGSRRRRGRRGGRRRRRGNGEQAAAGEDGAMQDDNVASDGPTPAVDGSQPEFDFDDMPAPVRERTAAPVQETTEDAEPAQRAAASVAVAAVAMTAAAAQEAPAVAATAQAETTAAVEPPAPPAVPDRYRSNHDRGGPEVERQPEIAESPSPVEPPAPARAEPAQAEPVEVRSVEDEAARREPARDRPTPVQDVPAPVQSAETVAAAQQESGVEAETSQDHSGETAVVNPTPADAAVNAADVASEPAVNPEQVPAAQASAVATVDPVMPGLFDASTADEPDALAATPAGVDADTEESTQVEAAGVDDDGSGHATSAQEAAANTAPTRDA; via the coding sequence ATGAAACGCATGCTGATCAACGCCACGCAGGCCGAAGAACTGCGCGTGGCCACTGTTGACGGACAGACGCTCTACGACATCGACATCGAGCAACCGTCGCAGGAACAGCGCAAGTCCAATATCTACAAGGGCCGCATCACCCGGCTCGAGCCCTCGCTGGAAGCCGCCTTCGTCGATTACGGCGCCGACCGCCAGGGCTTCCTGCCGCTGAAGGAAATTTCCCGCGACTACTACCAGGCGGGCGTCGACCATCGGAATGCCGGCATCCGCGAGCTGTTGCGCGAGGGCCAGGAAGTCGTGGTCCAGGTGGAGAAGGAAGAGCGCGGTAACAAGGGCGCCGCCCTGACCACGTTCATCTCGCTGGCCGGCCGTTACATGGTGCTGATGCCGAACTCGCCCACCGCCGGCGGCGTGTCGCGCCGCATCGAGGGCGAGGACCGCGCCGCGCTTAAAGAGGCGATGGACAAGCTCAACATCCCCGACGAGATGGGGGTGATCATCCGCACCGCCGGCGTCGGCCGCGATGCCGAGGAACTGCAGTGGGACCTCGACTACCTGCTCAGCATCTGGAAGGCGATCTGCGACGCCGCGCTGTCGAAGCCGGCCTCGTTCCTGATCTACCAGGAATCGCGCCTGATCACCCGCGCGCTGCGTGACTACATGCGCGCCGACATCGGCGAGATCCTCGTCGACACGCCTGAGATGTATGAAGAGGCGAAGGAATTCGTCGAGCAGGTGATGCCGCACAACCTGCGCAAGCTCAAGCACTACACCGACGACACCCCGCTGTTCAACCGCTTCCAGATCGAATCGCAGATCGAGAACGCCTACGAGCGCACCATCCGCCTGCCGTCCGGCGGCGCGCTGGTGATCGACCAGACCGAAGCGCTGACCGCGGTCGACGTGAACTCCGCGCGCGCCACCCGCGGCGGCGACATCGAGGAAACCGCGTTCCACACCAACCTCGAGGCAGCCGACGAAGTCGCCCGCCAGCTGCGCCTGCGCGACCTCGGCGGCCTGGTGGTGATCGACTTCATCGACATGTCGTCCTCCAAGCACCAGCGCGAGGTCGAGAACCGCCTGCAGAACGCGCTCAAGTACGACCGCGCGCGCGTGCAGCTGGGCCGGATCTCCAAGTTCGGCCTGCTGGAAATGAGCCGCCAGCGCCTGCGCGCAAGCCTGGGCGAGTCGAGCCAGATCGTCTGCCCGCGCTGCGAGGGCCACGGCCGGATGCGCAGCATCGAGTCGCTGTCGCTGTCGATCATCCGCGTCGCCGAAGAGCACGCGATGAAGGACAACACCGGCCAGGTGCTGGTGCAGGCGCCGGTCGAGATCGCCAACTACCTGCTCAACGAGAAGCGCGGCGCGCTGGCGGAGATCGAGAAGCGCCACACGGCGCCGATCCTGATCGTGGCCGACGAGCAGCTGCACACGCCGCATTACGAAGTCACCCGCATCCGCGAGAACGAGCTCGGCGAAGAGACCAGCAAGCCAAGCTACCAGCGCGGCACGCCGCGCAAGCTGGCAACCATCGCGCTCAACAAGAACAACCTCAACGTGCCGCCGCCAGCGGTCACCAACGTGCGTCCCACGCAGCCCGCGCCGGTGCGCGAGCCGCGCGAGGAAGCACCTGCACCGGTGGCCGTGGCATCGCCCGTGGCGCCTGTCGCGGCACCGGTGCCCGCGCCTGCCGCGGGCCTGGTCGGCTGGCTGAAGCGCCTGTTCGCGTCCGAGCCGGCATCGCCGGCCACCGGCACCCGCGGCAATCGCCCGCAGCAGGATCGTGACGACGCGTCCGGCGACCGCAATGGCCGCGGTGGCCGGCGCGGCGACCGCCGTCAGGGCCGTGACGGTGGCGGTGGCAACGGACGTCGTGACGAACGGCGCGGGCCGAAGCCGGCGCATGGCGAACGCAACGCAACACAGGGCGGCCGCGAGGCGCGCAACACGCAGGCCGAGCGGCCCGAGCGCGGCAACAAGGGCGAAAAGGCGGCCAAGGGCGCACAGGCTGCACAGCAGGTCGCCCAGCAGGCTTCCGCACCGGCGCAGCAGAATGCCCAGCAGCAGAAGCAGCCGCGGCCGCCAAAGCAGCCGAGGCCGGATGGCCAGCAGGGTGGACGCAAGGCCGACCTCGCCGACGCGGGCACTCCGCGTGGCCAGGGCGAGGACAAGCGTCGTGACGATGCAGCGGTCGTGACGACCGCTGCCGCGACGGACGGGCTCGGCAGGTCCATCGCAGCGGCCCCGGCCGAAGCGATCGAGGCATCCGCTGTCGACACCAATGTCCAGCTCGCGGCAGATGTCGCCGAGGCAGCGGCGACCGATGCCACCGCGGCACAGGACGACAGCAACGGCGAAGGCGATGGTGGCAGCCGTCGTCGTCGCGGACGTCGCGGCGGTCGTCGCCGTCGTCGTGGCAACGGCGAGCAGGCCGCGGCTGGCGAGGATGGCGCGATGCAGGACGACAACGTCGCTTCCGACGGCCCCACGCCGGCGGTCGACGGCTCGCAGCCCGAGTTCGATTTCGATGACATGCCGGCGCCCGTTCGCGAGCGCACCGCCGCGCCTGTGCAGGAGACCACCGAAGACGCGGAACCCGCACAACGTGCAGCGGCCAGCGTCGCCGTCGCAGCGGTGGCGATGACCGCGGCCGCCGCACAGGAAGCACCGGCGGTGGCAGCCACTGCCCAGGCAGAGACGACGGCAGCTGTCGAGCCGCCGGCACCTCCCGCCGTGCCGGACCGCTACAGGTCGAACCATGACCGCGGTGGCCCCGAAGTGGAGCGGCAGCCGGAGATCGCCGAGTCGCCGTCCCCGGTCGAGCCGCCGGCACCTGCCCGGGCCGAGCCCGCCCAGGCAGAACCAGTCGAAGTCCGGTCTGTAGAGGACGAAGCCGCGCGGCGCGAGCCCGCACGGGACAGGCCCACGCCGGTGCAGGACGTACCGGCGCCGGTCCAGTCCGCGGAAACCGTCGCCGCCGCGCAGCAGGAGTCGGGCGTCGAGGCCGAAACGTCGCAGGATCATTCCGGGGAGACCGCCGTCGTCAACCCGACGCCGGCAGATGCGGCGGTGAATGCAGCTGACGTCGCGTCCGAGCCAGCGGTTAATCCGGAGCAGGTGCCGGCAGCGCAGGCTTCGGCAGTCGCCACGGTCGATCCGGTCATGCCGGGCCTGTTCGATGCGAGCACCGCGGATGAGCCGGATGCGCTGGCCGCGACGCCTGCCGGGGTCGACGCTGACACCGAAGAGTCCACGCAGGTCGAAGCTGCGGGTGTCGATGACGACGGCAGCGGGCACGCCACGTCTGCGCAGGAGGCGGCGGCCAACACCGCACCAACGCGCGACGCCTGA
- a CDS encoding RluA family pseudouridine synthase produces the protein MAHSETPPRAGGARTVRVPDDRDGQRLDNFLLGQLKGAPRSLVYKLVRSGQVRVNGGRAKAERKLAGGDEVRIPPVRIEEPGTPGRPAKGLLQAIESSIVFEDARLLALNKPSGIASHGGSGISFGVIETLRALRPDEPFELVHRLDRDTSGLLVIARKRSALTTLQALMREDDGGIAKRYLALLAGRMPDGLMSVDAPLHVGLRQGGERHVQVNQAGKPSLSHFRVLERRGGHSWCEVRIETGRTHQIRVHAQHIGHPVAGDDKYGDPEVNRRLRDQIGLKRLALHAASMEFALEDGRVPYVLHAPLAPELATVLDALGG, from the coding sequence ATGGCCCATTCAGAAACACCCCCACGCGCCGGTGGCGCCCGCACGGTCCGGGTGCCCGATGACCGTGACGGCCAGCGCCTCGACAACTTCCTGCTGGGCCAGCTGAAAGGCGCGCCGCGCAGCCTGGTCTACAAGCTGGTGCGCTCGGGCCAGGTCCGCGTCAACGGTGGCCGCGCCAAGGCGGAACGGAAGCTCGCCGGCGGTGACGAGGTGCGGATCCCGCCGGTGCGGATCGAGGAGCCCGGCACGCCGGGACGGCCGGCCAAGGGGCTGCTGCAGGCGATCGAATCCTCGATCGTGTTCGAGGACGCGCGCCTGCTGGCGCTGAACAAGCCCTCCGGCATCGCCAGTCATGGCGGCAGCGGGATCAGTTTCGGCGTCATCGAGACCCTGCGGGCCCTGCGGCCGGATGAGCCGTTCGAGCTGGTCCATCGCCTCGACCGCGACACCTCGGGCCTGCTGGTGATCGCCAGGAAGCGCTCGGCGCTGACCACGCTGCAGGCGTTGATGCGCGAAGACGACGGCGGCATCGCCAAGCGTTACCTGGCGCTGCTGGCGGGGCGGATGCCGGACGGGCTCATGAGCGTGGACGCCCCGTTGCACGTGGGCCTGCGCCAGGGCGGGGAGCGCCATGTGCAGGTCAACCAGGCCGGCAAGCCGTCGCTCAGCCATTTCCGCGTGCTCGAGCGCCGCGGCGGCCATTCCTGGTGCGAGGTCCGCATCGAGACCGGCCGCACCCACCAGATCCGCGTGCATGCGCAGCACATCGGCCACCCGGTTGCCGGCGACGACAAGTACGGCGACCCGGAGGTCAACCGTCGCCTGCGCGACCAGATCGGGCTGAAGCGGCTGGCCCTGCATGCCGCATCGATGGAATTCGCCCTCGAGGACGGCCGCGTGCCGTACGTGCTGCATGCCCCGCTGGCGCCCGAGCTGGCAACGGTGCTGGATGCGCTCGGCGGCTGA
- a CDS encoding 4a-hydroxytetrahydrobiopterin dehydratase, with protein MSDLVPLAQAHCIPRRGSEHRLPEARLRELLPEVPAWELAENGHALVRTFRFDDYHRTMAFVNALAFIAHREDHHPDLGVHYDRCVVRWSTHDVGGLSENDFICAAKADVLIG; from the coding sequence ATGTCCGATCTCGTGCCGCTTGCACAGGCCCATTGCATCCCGCGCCGGGGCAGCGAACACCGGCTTCCGGAAGCACGCCTGCGCGAGCTGCTGCCCGAAGTCCCCGCCTGGGAGCTCGCCGAGAACGGCCACGCACTGGTGCGCACGTTCCGCTTCGACGACTACCACCGCACCATGGCCTTCGTGAACGCCCTCGCCTTCATCGCCCACCGCGAGGACCATCACCCCGACCTCGGTGTCCACTACGACCGTTGCGTGGTGCGCTGGTCGACCCACGACGTCGGTGGCCTGAGCGAGAACGACTTCATCTGCGCGGCGAAGGCCGACGTGCTCATCGGCTGA